A single uncultured Methanobrevibacter sp. DNA region contains:
- the ribB gene encoding 3,4-dihydroxy-2-butanone-4-phosphate synthase, translating into MNQETNLDEALEAIRNGEFVLVFDDDDREGEVDMIIASEFVTPKSIATMRNDAGGLICNCLHSDYCDAIHLPFMVDIMKAATEKYPELAKLAPNDIPYDERSSFSIWTNHRKSFTGVTDHDRAMTISEMALMMKEERFDEFGATFRSPGHVCLLRGADGLVKNRQGHTEIGLALCEMAGVTPVCVVCEMMDGETGQATSVADARKYAEENGLVLLKGEDIINKYLEE; encoded by the coding sequence ATGAATCAAGAAACAAATTTAGATGAAGCTCTAGAAGCTATTAGAAATGGTGAATTCGTACTCGTTTTCGATGATGATGACAGGGAAGGAGAAGTCGACATGATTATCGCTTCTGAATTTGTAACCCCTAAATCAATTGCAACCATGAGAAATGACGCAGGCGGATTAATCTGTAATTGTTTACATTCTGATTATTGTGACGCTATTCATTTACCATTTATGGTAGATATTATGAAAGCAGCTACTGAAAAATATCCGGAACTCGCTAAACTTGCACCAAATGACATTCCATATGATGAAAGATCATCATTTTCAATTTGGACTAATCACAGAAAATCTTTCACTGGTGTAACAGACCATGACAGAGCAATGACAATCAGCGAAATGGCTTTGATGATGAAAGAAGAAAGATTCGATGAGTTTGGTGCAACATTCAGATCCCCTGGACACGTTTGTCTTTTAAGAGGAGCAGACGGACTTGTAAAAAATAGACAGGGACACACTGAAATCGGTCTTGCATTATGTGAAATGGCTGGTGTCACTCCTGTTTGTGTAGTCTGTGAAATGATGGATGGTGAAACCGGACAGGCTACTTCTGTTGCAGATGCTCGCAAATACGCAGAAGAAAACGGATTGGTCTTGCTTAAAGGCGAAGACATCATCAATAAATATTTAGAAGAATAA